From one Lycium ferocissimum isolate CSIRO_LF1 chromosome 5, AGI_CSIRO_Lferr_CH_V1, whole genome shotgun sequence genomic stretch:
- the LOC132057624 gene encoding protein S40-7-like, with protein sequence MPSPITTKTSSSSSIRFMGLLKQPDSDPTNHNNNILEFEFDENDVFWSDSPDSTISNSFSPPTPTRHLPQRAATLYKPSNSGLSAALSDDHHPLIRRKSTLNPSVSATSAAKMIPPVFRSENSNPNSFPKFHQSAPVNVPVWQKKDGPVGGLDRFDEVDDDVEDEEMVPPHVMVAQSHVTFSVFEGVGRTLKGRDLRRVRNAVFQKTGFID encoded by the coding sequence ATGCCTTCTCCTATCACCACcaaaacttcttcttcttcctccatcCGCTTCATGGGTCTCCTTAAACAACCCGACTCCGACCCtaccaaccacaacaacaacatcctgGAATTCGAGTTCGACGAAAACGATGTTTTCTGGTCCGATTCCCCTGACTCCACTATCTCCAATTCCTTCTCTCCTCCTACCCCCACGCGCCACCTCCCTCAACGCGCCGCCACTCTCTACAAACCCTCCAATTCGGGCCTCTCCGCCGCCCTCAGCGACGACCACCACCCCCTCATCCGCCGCAAATCAACTCTCAATCCCTCCGTTTCTGCCACGTCAGCTGCGAAAATGATTCCGCCTGTTTTCCGTTCTGAGAATTCGAACCCGAATTCTTTTCCTAAGTTTCATCAATCGGCTCCGGTTAATGTCCCGGTTTGGCAGAAGAAGGATGGACCGGTTGGTGGGTTAGACCggtttgatgaggtggatgatGACGTGGAAGATGAGGAAATGGTTCCGCCTCACGTGATGGTGGCTCAGAGTCACGTGACTTTCTCGGTTTTTGAAGGCGTTGGAAGGACGCTAAAAGGAAGGGATTTGCGGCGTGTTCGTAATGCTGTGTTTCAGAAAACAGGTTTTATTGATTGA
- the LOC132056352 gene encoding metal-nicotianamine transporter YSL2-like isoform X1, with amino-acid sequence MSRVGVIEEEERVEAMEIEREEREETEEVKDLNEEVKRIPPWTKQITVRGIVASVLIGFIYSVIVTKLNLTTGLVPNLNVSAALLAYVLVQSWTKVLKKANFATIPFTKQENTIIQTCAVACYSIAVGGGFGSYLLGLNKKTYEQAGVDTNGNTPGSHKEPRLDWMIGFLFVVSFVGLLALVPLRKIMIIDYKLAYPSGTATAVLINGFHTPKGDKMAKKQVKGFMKVFSVSFLWSFFQWFYSGGETCGFAQFPTFGLKAWKNSFFFDFDMTYVGAGMICSHLVNLSLLLGAVLSWGVMWPLITDRKGAWFPATLKESSMKSLMGYKVFISIALLLGDGLYNFVRTLYFTLRSIYITMKKKRPESSASDNKDLPLDELQRNEIFIRESIPCWLACIGYVVFSVISIIVIPIMFPALKWYYVLVAYICAPFLSFCNAYGAGLTDLNMAYNYGKVALFVLAALSGKENGVVAGLIGCGLIKSMVSISSDLMHDFKTSHLTLTSPRSMLLSQAIGTAIGCVVAPLTFFIFYQSFAVGDPNGEYKAPYALIYRNMAILGVEGFSALPRHCLQLCYGFFGFAILANLVRDIIPEKFGKWVPLPMAMAVPFLVGASFAIDMAAGSLVVYAWHKLNSKKADLMVPAVASGLICGDGIWILPSALLALLKVRPPICMAFSVGQTT; translated from the exons ATGAGTAGAGTTGGTGTAATTGAAGAAGAGGAGAGAGTAGAAGCAATGGAgattgaaagagaagaaagagaagaaacaGAGGAAGTGAAAGATCTTaatgaagaagtgaagagaaTTCCACCGTGGACGAAACAGATTACAGTACGAGGAATTGTTGCGAGTGTGTTGATTGGATTCATTTACAGTGTGATAGTAACGAAGCTTAATCTCACTACTGGACTTGTTCCAAATCTCAATGTCTCTGCTGCTCTTCTTGCCTATGTACTCGTACAATCATGGACCAAGGTTCTTAAAAAGGCCAATTTTGCAACCATTCCGTTTACTAAACAGGAGAAtactattattcagacttgtgcTGTTGCATGTTACAGCATTGCTGTGGGAG GTGGATTTGGATCATATCTTTTGGGACTGAACAAGAAGACATATGAGCAAGCAGGAGTTGATACAAATGGCAATACGCCAGGGAGCCACAAGGAACCTAGGCTTGATTGGATGAttggttttctctttgttgtTAGCTTTGTTGGGCTATTAGCCTTAGTTCCTCTTAGAAAG ATCATGATAATTGACTATAAATTAGCCTATCCAAGTGGGACTGCGACTGCTGTTCTAATCAATGGATTTCATACACCCAAGGGAGATAAAATGGCCAA GAAACAGGTTaaagggttcatgaaagttttCTCAGTCAGCTTCTTATGGAGTTTCTTTCAGTGGTTCTATTCTGGTGGAGAAACATGTGGATTTGCTCAATTCCCCACATTCGGACTGAAAGCTTGGAAGAATTC GTTTTTCTTCGATTTCGACATGACTTATGTGGGAGCTGGAATGATTTGTTCCCACCTTGTGAACTTGTCTTTGCTTCTTGGAGCTGTGCTTTCTTGGGGTGTCATGTGGCCTCTAATTACTGATCGCAAAGGAGCTTGGTTCCCTGCAACTTTAAAAGAGAGCAGTATGAAGAGTCTAATGGGTTACAAG GTTTTTATCTCCATTGCTCTCCTCCTGGGAGATGGCCTTTACAACTTTGTCAGGACACTTTATTTCACCCTTAGAAGCATATATATCACgatgaagaaaaaaaggccCGAATCAT CAGCCTCAGACAACAAGGATCTGCCACTCGATGAGCTGCAAAGAAACGAAATATTCATCAGAGAGAGCATTCCCTGCTGGCTAGCTTGTATTGGCTACGTGGTTTTTTCCGTTATCTCCATCATTGTCATTCCGATTATGTTCCCTGCATTGAAGTGGTATTACGTGCTTGTTGCCTACATTTGTGCACCATTTTTGAGCTTTTGCAATGCTTATGGTGCCGGTCTAACTGACTTGAATATGGCATACAATTATGGGAAAGTGGCTCTCTTTGTGCTTGCTGCATTATCCGGGAAAGAGAATGGTGTTGTTGCCGGACTTATTGGATGTGGACTGATTAAATCAATGGTTTCTATATCCTCTGACCTGATGCACGATTTTAAGACGAGCCACCTCACCCTCACTTCACCGCGTTCCATGCTACTTAGCCAAGCTATTGGAACTGCCATTGGCTGTGTCGTAGCGCCTCttacatttttcatattctaCCAATCTTTTGCTGTTGGGGACCCCAATGGGGAGTACAAAGCTCCTTATGCACTCATTTATAGGAACATGGCGATTTTAGGTGTTGAAGGCTTCTCTGCTCTGCCTCGCCATTGCTTGCAGCTCTGTTATGGTTTTTTCGGCTTTGCTATATTGGCCAACTTGGTGAGAGACATAATCCCCGAGAAATTCGGGAAGTGGGTTCCCCTTCCGATGGCTATGGCTGTGCCTTTCCTTGTTGGGGCTTCCTTTGCGATTGATATGGCTGCGGGCAGTTTGGTTGTATACGCATGGCATAAACTCAACAGCAAGAAGGCGGATTTGATGGTTCCTGCAGTCGCTTCAGGATTGATTTGTGGTGATGGAATATGGATTCTTCCATCGGCACTACTTGCTTTGCTCAAAGTTAGGCCTCCAATTTGTATGGCTTTTTCAGTCGGACAGACAACGtga
- the LOC132056352 gene encoding metal-nicotianamine transporter YSL2-like isoform X2, which yields MSRVGVIEEEERVEAMEIEREEREETEEVKDLNEEVKRIPPWTKQITVRGIVASVLIGFIYSVIVTKLNLTTGLVPNLNVSAALLAYVLVQSWTKVLKKANFATIPFTKQENTIIQTCAVACYSIAVGGGFGSYLLGLNKKTYEQAGVDTNGNTPGSHKEPRLDWMIGFLFVVSFVGLLALVPLRKIMIIDYKLAYPSGTATAVLINGFHTPKGDKMAKKQVKGFMKVFSVSFLWSFFQWFYSGGETCGFAQFPTFGLKAWKNSFFFDFDMTYVGAGMICSHLVNLSLLLGAVLSWGVMWPLITDRKGAWFPATLKESSMKSLMGYKVFISIALLLGDGLYNFVRTLYFTLRSIYITMKKKRPESSSDNKDLPLDELQRNEIFIRESIPCWLACIGYVVFSVISIIVIPIMFPALKWYYVLVAYICAPFLSFCNAYGAGLTDLNMAYNYGKVALFVLAALSGKENGVVAGLIGCGLIKSMVSISSDLMHDFKTSHLTLTSPRSMLLSQAIGTAIGCVVAPLTFFIFYQSFAVGDPNGEYKAPYALIYRNMAILGVEGFSALPRHCLQLCYGFFGFAILANLVRDIIPEKFGKWVPLPMAMAVPFLVGASFAIDMAAGSLVVYAWHKLNSKKADLMVPAVASGLICGDGIWILPSALLALLKVRPPICMAFSVGQTT from the exons ATGAGTAGAGTTGGTGTAATTGAAGAAGAGGAGAGAGTAGAAGCAATGGAgattgaaagagaagaaagagaagaaacaGAGGAAGTGAAAGATCTTaatgaagaagtgaagagaaTTCCACCGTGGACGAAACAGATTACAGTACGAGGAATTGTTGCGAGTGTGTTGATTGGATTCATTTACAGTGTGATAGTAACGAAGCTTAATCTCACTACTGGACTTGTTCCAAATCTCAATGTCTCTGCTGCTCTTCTTGCCTATGTACTCGTACAATCATGGACCAAGGTTCTTAAAAAGGCCAATTTTGCAACCATTCCGTTTACTAAACAGGAGAAtactattattcagacttgtgcTGTTGCATGTTACAGCATTGCTGTGGGAG GTGGATTTGGATCATATCTTTTGGGACTGAACAAGAAGACATATGAGCAAGCAGGAGTTGATACAAATGGCAATACGCCAGGGAGCCACAAGGAACCTAGGCTTGATTGGATGAttggttttctctttgttgtTAGCTTTGTTGGGCTATTAGCCTTAGTTCCTCTTAGAAAG ATCATGATAATTGACTATAAATTAGCCTATCCAAGTGGGACTGCGACTGCTGTTCTAATCAATGGATTTCATACACCCAAGGGAGATAAAATGGCCAA GAAACAGGTTaaagggttcatgaaagttttCTCAGTCAGCTTCTTATGGAGTTTCTTTCAGTGGTTCTATTCTGGTGGAGAAACATGTGGATTTGCTCAATTCCCCACATTCGGACTGAAAGCTTGGAAGAATTC GTTTTTCTTCGATTTCGACATGACTTATGTGGGAGCTGGAATGATTTGTTCCCACCTTGTGAACTTGTCTTTGCTTCTTGGAGCTGTGCTTTCTTGGGGTGTCATGTGGCCTCTAATTACTGATCGCAAAGGAGCTTGGTTCCCTGCAACTTTAAAAGAGAGCAGTATGAAGAGTCTAATGGGTTACAAG GTTTTTATCTCCATTGCTCTCCTCCTGGGAGATGGCCTTTACAACTTTGTCAGGACACTTTATTTCACCCTTAGAAGCATATATATCACgatgaagaaaaaaaggccCGAATCAT CCTCAGACAACAAGGATCTGCCACTCGATGAGCTGCAAAGAAACGAAATATTCATCAGAGAGAGCATTCCCTGCTGGCTAGCTTGTATTGGCTACGTGGTTTTTTCCGTTATCTCCATCATTGTCATTCCGATTATGTTCCCTGCATTGAAGTGGTATTACGTGCTTGTTGCCTACATTTGTGCACCATTTTTGAGCTTTTGCAATGCTTATGGTGCCGGTCTAACTGACTTGAATATGGCATACAATTATGGGAAAGTGGCTCTCTTTGTGCTTGCTGCATTATCCGGGAAAGAGAATGGTGTTGTTGCCGGACTTATTGGATGTGGACTGATTAAATCAATGGTTTCTATATCCTCTGACCTGATGCACGATTTTAAGACGAGCCACCTCACCCTCACTTCACCGCGTTCCATGCTACTTAGCCAAGCTATTGGAACTGCCATTGGCTGTGTCGTAGCGCCTCttacatttttcatattctaCCAATCTTTTGCTGTTGGGGACCCCAATGGGGAGTACAAAGCTCCTTATGCACTCATTTATAGGAACATGGCGATTTTAGGTGTTGAAGGCTTCTCTGCTCTGCCTCGCCATTGCTTGCAGCTCTGTTATGGTTTTTTCGGCTTTGCTATATTGGCCAACTTGGTGAGAGACATAATCCCCGAGAAATTCGGGAAGTGGGTTCCCCTTCCGATGGCTATGGCTGTGCCTTTCCTTGTTGGGGCTTCCTTTGCGATTGATATGGCTGCGGGCAGTTTGGTTGTATACGCATGGCATAAACTCAACAGCAAGAAGGCGGATTTGATGGTTCCTGCAGTCGCTTCAGGATTGATTTGTGGTGATGGAATATGGATTCTTCCATCGGCACTACTTGCTTTGCTCAAAGTTAGGCCTCCAATTTGTATGGCTTTTTCAGTCGGACAGACAACGtga